gtgcgGTCCTtaatttgaaagtcattgttatgctccataaactttgtttttgtgaccgCCGTATTGTCAACGTGGTTGAGGCTCATTCATTGCAAAACTAGAGCCAAATTTGCAGGACAGTTGGCAGCGGgatcaagtccccccccccatgttGTGACGACAGAAGCAACGAGGAAATGCCATGGATAAGCCAGCGCCTCTTGCGCATCTTCAGTAAACGTAGGGCAGGATGCGGAAGGGGACCTTCCGGCAATACTCCCCCCAGGCCAGGCCGTACTGGCCCAGGCAGTGCCGCTCGTCCCGGGCCTCCcggtgcagcagcagcagcaggaagtAGGCCGGGTAGAAGTAGGGCAGCGCGTGGGTCAGACCTGCAAGCAGAGACagcaagcatcatcatcatcatcatttatttatttatttatttattagcgacatttatatcccgcccttctcacccaaaggggacccagggcggtttacaagtatatatacatacaatatattatattatacgactgcattgcaatattattagtaatattgcatttaatataaatatacaattataatagtgaattataattattattacattgtattacaacataatattaatattatatatattcatgtgtgtgtgtgtgtgcatgtgtatacacacaaacacacacacacaaagcatgtgtgtatatattattattattatattatgacacaccaacaagatagacatgctggatttcatatcacaaaatcacaagtcaaacacttcccaagggtctaggactgtgtgatgtattattattattattattattattattattattattattattattattttattatgacacagcaaacaagatagacatgctggatttcatatcacaaaatcacaagtcaaacacttcccaaggatctaggactgtgtgatgtattattattattattattattattattattattattattattattttattatgacacagcaaacaagatagacatgctggatttcgtatcacaaaatcacaagtcgaacacttcccaagtgtctaggactgtgtgatgtattattattattattattattattttattatgacacagcaaacaagatagacatgctggatttcgtatcacaaaatcacaagtcgaacacttcccaagtgtctaggactgtgtgatgtattttcggatgatgtgcacagatcccagtagggtggccttttgcagttggcagatcatgattttgtcaacgtctattgtattattattattattatttctattattattatattgaatgtGTGGAAGTAGGGCAGCGTGTGTGTCAACCCTGCAAGCAGAGACagcaattattattgttgttgttattgtgttgaATGTTTGGAAGTAGAAGGGGTGGAAGTAGGGCAGTACATGCGTCAGCTCTGCAAGCAGAAACagcaatcattattattattgttattattatttttattattattatattgaatgtGTAGAAGTAGAATGGGTGGAAGTAAGGCAGCGAGTGTGTCAGCCCTGCAAGAAgaacagcaattattattattattgttgtgttgaaTGTGTGGAAGTAGAAGGGGTGGAAATAGGGCAGCGCATGTGTCAGCCCTGCAAGCAGAGACagcaattattattgttgttgttattattattattattattattattattattattattatattgaatgtGTGGAAGTAGAAGGGGTGGAAATAGGGCAGCGCATGTGTCAGCCCTGCAAGCAGAGACagcaattattattgttgttgttgttattattattattattattattattattattattattattattattatattgaatgtGTGGAAGTAGAAGGGGTGGAAATAGGGCAGCGCATGTGTCAGCCCTGCAAGCAGAGACagcaattattattgttgttgttattattattattattattattattattattattattattattattatattgaatgtGTGGAAGTAGAAGGGGTGGAAATAGGGCAGTGCATGTGTCAGCCCTGCAAGCAGAGACagcaattattattgttgttattattattattattattattattattattattattattattattatattgaatgtGTGGAAGTAGAAGGGGTGGAAATAGGGCAGTGCATGTGTCAGCCCTGCAAGCAGAGACagcaattattattgttgttattattattattattattattattattattattattattattattatattgaatgtGTGGAAGTAGAAGGGGTGGAAATAGGGCAGCGCATGTGTCAGCCCTGCAAGCAGAGACagcaattattattgttgttgttattattattattattattattattattattattattattattattatattgaatgtGTGGAAGTAGAAGGGGTGGAAATAGGGCAGTGCATGTGTCAGCCCTGCAAGCAGAGACagcaattattattgttgttgttattattattattattattattattattattattattattattattattatattgaatgtGTGGAAGTAGAAGGGGTGGAAATAGGGCAGTGCATGTGTCAGCCCTGCAAGCAGAGACagcaattattattgttattattattattattattattattattattattattattattattattattattatattgaatgtGTGGAAGTAGAAGGGGTGGAAATAAGGCTGTGTGTGTGTCAGTCCTGCAAGCAGAGAcagcaattgttgttgttgttgttgttattattatattgaatgtGGAGAGAGAGGCATcagcattgttattattgtgttgtcgaaggctttcatggccggaatcacagggttgttgtatgttttccgagctgtctggccatattccagaagtattttctcttgacgtttcaccctcatctatggcaggcatcctcagaggttgtgaggtgtatggagaaactcagcaaggaaggtttatatacctgtggaaggtccagggtgggagaaaactcttgtctggtggaggccagtgtgaatgttgcaatgactCTGAaccaaggattccctcaggccaggatatgaagcttggaaggccatttaatgctgatcaaggtgattaatgacaacattcacactggcctccagcaaACGTCTCCAAATGTCCTGAGagtctacaacaacaacaacaacaacaacaatagcaataatgACGATTGCAGCTTCCTgagaccctccctccctctttgcccTTGATTGACCGATGGGTGGACGGAGGGACTGACCGCAGGGGAGTGACCAGGCCAAGGCCATGAGGAGGTCCCCCAGGTAGTTGGGGTGCCGCACGAGGCCCCACCACCCGCTCACCAGCAGCCGTCTCCCCGTGGCCGTGGGCAGCGTGCGAAGCCCtgcaaggaagagagagagagagagacacaactCAGGGAAAGAGCGCCAAAGTGGGGCAAACCGGCCGTGTGGACAAGGGGTCACAGGGATCACCCACCGGCCACTCGGGGGTCGTTGGGGTTGCGccggaaagtgttcttctgggaGTTGGCGCCCCGGAAGATGGAGTAGCCCAGGCCTGGCAAGCAAGGAAAACAGGGTTGTGGTGACGATtattatagactagctgtgcccggccacgcgttgctgtggcaaagtctggtggtctgggaaataaagtcttgaggaattggtggtagttaaggtcaagggtcaaggttttcccctgacattaagtccattataaatgggttatatagctgtgtggaagggccttgagtctacactgccatataatccagttcaaatcagataatctgtggaaaaggcctaactctgcctgtcccctggactgtgtgggttgctaggagaccaagtgggtggagcttagccttctaactggcagcaattggataaaaacaattcttcctctccctctaattaggactttattttccttttctttttgttgtatgaacgtagaggcatggatgaggggttgtgctgccaagtttagtgtttctgggatgtgtagttttgttgttttgtcctaggctgaaacgccattacccttttatatatacagcagagtttcacttatccaacataaacgggctggcagaatgttggataagcgaatatgttggataataaggaggcattaaggaaaagcctattaaacatcaaattaagttatgattttacaaattaagcaccaaaacatcatgttataaaataaatttaacaaaaaaagtagttcagtacacattaatgctatgtagtaattactgtatttacgaatttagcaccaaaatatcatgatgtattgaaaacattgactacaaaaatgcgttggctaatccagaacgttggagaagcgagtgttggataagtgagactctactgtataagatattgttgttgttattattattattattatttatattaccgtaatcttatatattttatatgttactatatatatatatatatatatatatatatatatatatatatatatatatatcattattatttcatattattatattgttatacatATGTCCCTCTCTCACTGTTGGACAGGATGATGCCTCCagcattattattacaattataattattttgcAGAGAAGCTGACCCTGTGGGGGTGTCTGACCAGAAAGTGTCCCAGCCATTAGTATtgccattattactattattattacatttaatatttattaatattattactagaTATTATTATGATCTCACCGTTCAGGAGGATGATGCCGGCGGCCGCAGGGAGGCTGACCCTGTGGGGGTGAGTGACCAGGAAGTGACCCTGGAGGCTGTAGAGGAAGGGCACCCAGGCCAGGTCCCCAAAGGCCAGCATGAAGCCAAAGCCGTCCCGCTGGATGTCCATGGTGGTCAAGACCGCCTCCTGGAAGCCACAAGAAAGGGGGCCGTGGCCCCTTTAAGAAGTCTCGCcccttgaggagagagagagagagagcctgtcCTGAGCCCCCTTAAAGGGCCGGCGCCCCCTTTTACCTCGTGCCACAAAGCGTCCACCACGTACAGCAGCTGGAAGCCGTTGACCAGGACCATGGCCAGCGAGGGGCTGCCGCGGACCTCCGCCTCCTTCATCAGCATCCCCATGTTGATCACCGcctgcataataataacaataataataataatgatagaatcctagagtcgaaagggacctccaaaggtcatccagcacagccataataataataataataataataataataataataataatagaatcctagagttgaaagggacccccaaaggtcatccagcacagccataataataacaataataataataatgatagaatcctagagtcgaaagggacctccaaaggtcatccagcacagccataataataataataataataataataataataataataataataataataatagaatcctagagttgaaagggacccccaaaggtcatccagcacagccataataataacaataataataataatgatagaatcctagagtcgaaagggacccccaaaggtcatccagcacagccataataataataataataataataatgatagaatcctagagtcgaaagggacccccaaaggtcatccagcacaaccctaataataataataatacattaatgcAGCTACGACTACTCAGAATAGAATCCTAAAGtgtgaagggaccccaaaggtcatccagtccaactctaataataataataacaacaaaaacagtagtgatagaatcctagagtaagaagggacccccaaagggcatccagtccaaccctaataataatactaataataataataataaatttattagtgCACCTTCCCtgccacttttaaatttatttgtgtgtttttgtatttgatattattgtatgttggttttatatctgtaagccgccccgagtccctctggggagatggtggcggggtacaaaataaaattattataatataataataataataataatagaatcttaaagtcagaagggacccccaaaggttatccagtccaaccacaatataataataataataataataataataataataataataataataataataataataataatagaatcttaaagtcagaagggacccccaaaggtcatccagtccaaccacaatataataataataataataataataataataataatatagaatcttaacgtcagaagggacccccaaaggtcatccagtccaaccacaatataataataataaaaatatagaatcttaacgtcagaagggacccccaaaggtcatccagtccaaccacaatataataataataataatagaatcttaaagtcagaagggacccccaaaggtcatccagtccaaccacaatataataataataataataataataataataataataataataatagaatcttaacgtcagaagggacccccaaaggtcatccagtccaaccacaatataataataataataatatagaatcttaacgtcagaagggacccccaaaggtcatccagtccaaccacaatataataataataataatagaatcttaaagtcagaagggacccccaaaggtcatccagtccaaccacaatataataataataataataataataataataataataataataataataataataataataatatagaatctgaaagtcagaagggacccccaaaggtcatccagtccaaccacaatataataataataataataataataataataataataataataataatatagaatctgaaagtcagaagggacccccaaaggtcatccagtccaaccacaatataataataataatgataataatagaatcttaaagtcagaagggacccccaaaggttatccagtccaaccacaatataataataataataatagaatcttaaagtcagaagggacccccaaaggtcatccagtccaaccacaatataataataataataataatagaatcttaaagtcagaagggacccccaaaggttatccagtccaaccacaatataataataataataatagaatcttaaagtcagaagggacccccaaaggttatccagtccaaccacaatataataataataataatagaatcttaaagtcagaagggacccccaaaggtcatccagtccaaccacaatataataataataataatagaatcttaaagtcagaagggacccccaaaggtcatccagtccaaccacaatataataataataataataataatagaatcttaacgtcagaagggacccccaaaggtcatccagtccaaccacaatataataataataataataataataataataataataataataataataataataatatagaatctgaaagtcagaagggacccccaaaggtcatccagtccaaccacaatataataataataataataataataataataataataataataataataaatagaatcctagagtttgaagggacccccaaaggtcatccagtccaaccacaatataataatgatgatgatgaattattaataataataggagccatGGCTTACCCATCCCAGGAGACCGGGTCTCATCTCGCAAAAGAACTTGAGGTCGAAGGAGCCAATGCGGGGGTTCAGCTCGTGGCCCAGGAAGAAGTCGTAGACGGGGTTCCCTgcaggggggggggaattatgaTTATTgtgattgttatatttattattttgttttattttattattacatgtctgattattattacattactggCTAGGGTTTCCGGCATTGCCTGGATTATTTGTACCCAATgcctaaggttgtgggtgaactacaactcacctcATGCCAGGTTGACCCCAAGAAGCTCCATCAGGacttaaagtttgtgatgttgggcaagtttgttcTGGATGCGACATGGGTGGGATTGAGTGtgccctctatatatatatatatagtgtgtgtgtgtatatatatatctatatatataaaagggtgatggaatcacggcaccggacaaaacaactaaactaaacaccccacaacctcgaaaatggacagcacaacccctcatccatgcctctaggttgatacaacaaaaagaaaagaaaaataaagtcctaattagagggagaggaataatggtttttatccaattgttgccagttagaaggctaagctccactcacttggtctcctagcaacccactcagcccaggggaccctttaccttaactaccaccaattcctcaatactttatttccaataccaccggacttcgccacagcaacgtgtggccgggcacagctagtatatctatatatataaaagggtaatggtatcacggcaccggacaaaacaactaaactaaacaccccacaacctcaaaaattgacagcacaatctctcatccacgcctctacgttcatacaacaaaaagaaaagaaaaataaagtcctagccacagcaacgcgtggccgggcacagctagtctatctatatatataaaagagtgatggcatcacggcgacccacaaaacaacaaaactacaggccccccaacctcgaaatttgacaacacaacccatcatccacggctctaggttgatacaacaaaaagaaaagaaaaataaagtcctaattagagggagaggaataattgcttttatccaattgctgccacttagaaggctaagctccgcccacttggtctcctagcaacccactcagcctagtgttaatacaataaaaataattaaaaacactaaaaaaattaatacaataaaatactataacaaaataactaa
The Anolis carolinensis isolate JA03-04 unplaced genomic scaffold, rAnoCar3.1.pri scaffold_14, whole genome shotgun sequence genome window above contains:
- the tm7sf2 gene encoding delta(14)-sterol reductase TM7SF2 isoform X2, with translation MEPTKVPRTTELEFGGPWGAALLTLLLPGGAFYLLLVSGTPGASVLSVPAFPAWRSLWDPTDLGLVLAWIAAQALLAQAPLGKVTEGTPLRDKARLQYRINGCHALGVTGVVLGAGLAGGLRLSYVYDHFLQLAFAATLVAFALSLLLYIKALVAPPSALAPGGNSGNPVYDFFLGHELNPRIGSFDLKFFCEMRPGLLGWAVINMGMLMKEAEVRGSPSLAMVLVNGFQLLYVVDALWHEEAVLTTMDIQRDGFGFMLAFGDLAWVPFLYSLQGHFLVTHPHRVSLPAAAGIILLNGLRTLPTATGRRLLVSGWWGLVRHPNYLGDLLMALAWSLPCGLTHALPYFYPAYFLLLLLHREARDERHCLGQYGLAWGEYCRKVPFRILPYVY
- the tm7sf2 gene encoding delta(14)-sterol reductase TM7SF2 isoform X4; amino-acid sequence: MEPTKVPRTTELEFGGPWGCHALGVTGVVLGAGLAGGLRLSYVYDHFLQLAFAATLVAFALSLLLYIKALVAPPSALAPGGNSGNPVYDFFLGHELNPRIGSFDLKFFCEMRPGLLGWAVINMGMLMKEAEVRGSPSLAMVLVNGFQLLYVVDALWHEEAVLTTMDIQRDGFGFMLAFGDLAWVPFLYSLQGHFLVTHPHRVSLPAAAGIILLNGLGYSIFRGANSQKNTFRRNPNDPRVAGLRTLPTATGRRLLVSGWWGLVRHPNYLGDLLMALAWSLPCGLTHALPYFYPAYFLLLLLHREARDERHCLGQYGLAWGEYCRKVPFRILPYVY
- the tm7sf2 gene encoding delta(14)-sterol reductase TM7SF2 isoform X3: MEPTKVPRTTELEFGGPWGAALLTLLLPGGAFYLLLVSGTPGASVLSVPAFPAWRSLWDPTDLGLVLAWIAAQALLAQAPLGKVTEGTPLRDKARLQYRINGCHALGVTGVVLGAGLAGGLRLSYVYDHFLQLAFAATLVAFALSLLLYIKALVAPPSALAPGGNSGNPVYDFFLGHELNPRIGSFDLKFFCEMRPGLLGWAVINMGMLMKEAEVRGSPSLAMVLVNGFQLLYVVDALWHEEAVLTTMDIQRDGFGFMLAFGDLAWVPFLYSLQGHFLVTHPHRVSLPAAAGIILLNGLTHALPYFYPAYFLLLLLHREARDERHCLGQYGLAWGEYCRKVPFRILPYVY
- the tm7sf2 gene encoding delta(14)-sterol reductase TM7SF2 isoform X1 encodes the protein MEPTKVPRTTELEFGGPWGAALLTLLLPGGAFYLLLVSGTPGASVLSVPAFPAWRSLWDPTDLGLVLAWIAAQALLAQAPLGKVTEGTPLRDKARLQYRINGCHALGVTGVVLGAGLAGGLRLSYVYDHFLQLAFAATLVAFALSLLLYIKALVAPPSALAPGGNSGNPVYDFFLGHELNPRIGSFDLKFFCEMRPGLLGWAVINMGMLMKEAEVRGSPSLAMVLVNGFQLLYVVDALWHEEAVLTTMDIQRDGFGFMLAFGDLAWVPFLYSLQGHFLVTHPHRVSLPAAAGIILLNGLGYSIFRGANSQKNTFRRNPNDPRVAGLRTLPTATGRRLLVSGWWGLVRHPNYLGDLLMALAWSLPCGLTHALPYFYPAYFLLLLLHREARDERHCLGQYGLAWGEYCRKVPFRILPYVY